The Acinetobacter sp. GSS19 genome includes a region encoding these proteins:
- the trmA gene encoding tRNA (uridine(54)-C5)-methyltransferase TrmA, with the protein MTSAYQTQLDEKVQRITAQFSEFNPPALEVFASPEQHFRMRAEFRVWHTDNDLFYAMFERGEDGKQKTVVRVDQFPIAAQSINDLMPVLLQKIKAQPLLEQRLFEIDFLATLSGEMLVTLIYHRKLDADWEQAAKALADELNIKIIGRSRGQKLVLSDDYVVEELQVFDRAFKYKQIESSFTQPNAQVCQHMLQWACTSAEGASGDLLELYCGNGNFTLPLSLKFNRVLATELAKSSVYAAQWNIEQNAIDNIQVARLSAEEFTEAYHGTREFRRLQEAEIDIQSYQFSTVFVDPPRAGIDDATLKLLSGFERIIYISCNPDTLHDNLKTLCTTHKVTRFALFDQFPYTHHVESGVLLEKI; encoded by the coding sequence ATGACCTCTGCCTACCAAACTCAACTCGATGAAAAAGTTCAGCGTATCACGGCGCAGTTCTCTGAATTTAATCCGCCTGCTTTGGAGGTATTTGCCTCTCCTGAACAGCATTTTCGTATGCGTGCGGAATTTCGAGTTTGGCATACCGACAATGACTTGTTTTATGCCATGTTTGAACGTGGTGAAGATGGCAAACAAAAAACGGTGGTTCGTGTAGACCAGTTCCCGATCGCCGCTCAAAGCATCAATGATCTAATGCCCGTCCTGTTGCAGAAAATCAAAGCTCAGCCGCTTCTTGAACAGCGTCTGTTTGAAATTGATTTTCTAGCAACCTTGAGTGGTGAAATGCTGGTGACGCTGATCTACCACCGTAAACTGGATGCCGATTGGGAACAAGCCGCCAAAGCGCTGGCGGATGAACTCAACATCAAGATTATTGGACGTAGTCGCGGTCAGAAGCTGGTATTGAGTGATGATTATGTGGTCGAGGAATTACAGGTCTTCGATCGTGCATTTAAGTACAAACAAATTGAAAGCAGCTTTACCCAGCCGAACGCCCAGGTCTGCCAACACATGCTGCAATGGGCCTGCACGTCTGCTGAAGGGGCATCGGGTGATCTACTCGAATTGTACTGCGGCAATGGCAACTTTACCTTACCTCTATCACTAAAATTTAACCGTGTTCTGGCTACCGAACTGGCAAAAAGCTCGGTATATGCTGCACAGTGGAATATTGAACAGAACGCGATTGACAATATTCAGGTAGCCCGTCTGTCCGCAGAAGAGTTTACCGAAGCCTATCACGGGACACGCGAATTCCGCCGCCTACAGGAAGCCGAGATTGATATCCAGAGCTACCAGTTCAGTACAGTTTTTGTTGATCCACCACGTGCCGGGATTGATGATGCCACCCTAAAATTATTGTCAGGCTTCGAACGGATTATTTATATTTCCTGTAATCCGGATACCCTGCACGATAATTTAAAAACTTTGTGTACCACCCACAAAGTGACGCGCTTCGCCCTATTTGACCAGTTCCCTTATACTCATCATGTGGAGTCTGGTGTACTACTGGAAAAAATTTAA
- a CDS encoding phenol hydroxylase subunit: MKDLKKPQNALPTLTKYIRVTSDRDGKFVEFDFAINDPTLYVELVLPQQAFQEFCQVNQVIEMTAEQQACNDANEEKWRYGSETTLVGQQRNSFDHEDQY; encoded by the coding sequence ATGAAGGATCTTAAAAAACCGCAAAACGCGTTACCTACTTTGACCAAATATATTCGGGTTACCAGTGACCGTGATGGCAAATTTGTCGAGTTCGACTTCGCCATTAATGATCCAACGCTGTATGTGGAATTAGTCCTGCCGCAACAAGCGTTTCAAGAATTTTGCCAGGTAAATCAGGTCATCGAAATGACCGCTGAACAGCAAGCCTGCAACGATGCCAATGAAGAAAAATGGCGTTATGGCAGTGAGACAACCCTGGTCGGACAGCAACGCAACTCTTTTGATCATGAAGATCAGTATTAA
- a CDS encoding aromatic/alkene monooxygenase hydroxylase subunit beta — MTLEIKTSGIEPIRQSYAYIERRFGNKPATRYQEVSFDIQAETNFHYRPLWKPEKTLNDKTHTALQMQDWYAFKDPRQFYYGTYVQHRARLQDIAESNFAFFEKRGLAEHLSDEVKAKVIKFLLPFRHVEQTANLHMMSGSAYGYGTVLTQACIFAAMDRLGMAQYLSRIGLALDGNTADSLNEAKDFWMNDTAWQGLRRLCEVSLTEQDYFKLFTLQNLVIDSFLSELVYTQLDQWFNEHGARDLAMLTEFMQECLSDLRKWSDSVFKTALKESEHNTQLLQSWLEQYLLEVTAAFKPWCDAALGAEAITAAVQATLERAKKLGLNIEFAANA, encoded by the coding sequence ATGACCTTAGAAATCAAAACTTCCGGTATAGAACCGATCCGTCAGAGTTATGCCTATATCGAGCGCCGCTTTGGTAATAAACCGGCCACTCGTTATCAGGAAGTCAGCTTTGATATTCAGGCTGAAACCAACTTCCACTACCGTCCTTTGTGGAAACCGGAAAAGACCTTAAACGATAAAACCCACACAGCTCTGCAGATGCAGGACTGGTATGCGTTTAAAGACCCTCGCCAATTCTATTATGGCACTTATGTACAACATCGTGCCCGCTTACAGGATATTGCGGAAAGTAATTTTGCTTTCTTTGAGAAACGTGGGCTGGCTGAGCATTTAAGTGATGAAGTCAAAGCCAAAGTAATCAAATTTCTATTGCCATTTCGTCATGTTGAGCAAACCGCCAACCTGCACATGATGTCGGGCAGTGCTTATGGTTACGGTACTGTATTAACTCAGGCCTGCATTTTTGCTGCTATGGACCGTCTAGGTATGGCGCAATATCTGTCACGGATTGGCTTGGCTTTGGATGGCAACACGGCGGATTCATTGAATGAAGCCAAAGACTTCTGGATGAATGATACAGCTTGGCAAGGTCTACGTCGCCTGTGTGAAGTCAGTTTGACCGAACAGGACTACTTTAAACTGTTCACCTTACAGAACTTAGTTATTGATTCGTTCTTGAGCGAACTGGTCTATACACAGCTAGATCAATGGTTCAATGAACACGGTGCGCGTGATCTGGCGATGTTGACCGAATTCATGCAGGAATGTCTGAGTGATTTGCGTAAATGGTCAGATAGCGTATTTAAAACCGCATTAAAAGAATCTGAACATAACACCCAATTGCTACAAAGCTGGTTAGAGCAATATCTGCTAGAAGTAACAGCTGCATTCAAGCCTTGGTGCGATGCAGCGTTGGGTGCAGAGGCAATCACTGCAGCGGTACAAGCAACATTAGAACGTGCCAAAAAATTAGGTTTAAACATTGAATTCGCGGCAAACGCTTAA
- a CDS encoding MmoB/DmpM family protein, which translates to MSKVYLALQDNDTSRYIIEAIEEDNPQATVQYLPAMIRVESETDLLIKAETVSEKLGQDWDIQALQLNMITLGGNVEEDDDTFRLHWN; encoded by the coding sequence ATGTCTAAAGTTTATCTGGCATTACAGGACAACGACACCTCACGCTACATCATTGAGGCGATTGAAGAAGACAATCCACAAGCCACCGTTCAGTACTTGCCAGCCATGATCCGTGTCGAAAGCGAAACTGACCTGCTGATCAAGGCAGAAACTGTTTCAGAAAAACTCGGACAGGATTGGGATATTCAAGCCCTGCAACTGAACATGATCACGCTGGGCGGTAACGTTGAAGAAGATGACGATACTTTCCGCTTACATTGGAACTAA
- a CDS encoding NADH:ubiquinone reductase (Na(+)-transporting) subunit F, whose product MSYQVTIEPIGTTIEVEEDQTILDAALRQGVWLPFACGHGTCGTCKVQVTDGFYDVGEASPFALMDIEREENKVLACCCKPESDMVIEADVDEDEDFLGYLVQDYQAEVIEIKDLSPTIKGVRLKLDRPIEFQAGQYVNVQFPGIEGTRAFSIANAPSEIGIVELHIRQVHGGAATTYVHEQLAVGDELAISGPYGQFFVRKSDAQDVIFIAGGSGLSSPQSMILDLLESGDTRTIYLFQGARDLAELYNRDLFEQLVKDYPNFRYIPALNAPKAEEEWNGFTGFVHEAVADYFENRCAGHKAYLCGPPVMIDSAISTLMQSRLFERDIHTERFLSAADGASGNSRSALFKHI is encoded by the coding sequence ATGAGCTATCAAGTAACAATTGAGCCGATTGGCACCACCATTGAAGTCGAAGAAGATCAAACGATTCTCGATGCGGCATTGCGCCAAGGCGTATGGTTACCTTTTGCCTGCGGTCATGGCACCTGTGGAACCTGTAAAGTTCAGGTAACCGATGGCTTCTATGATGTCGGTGAAGCGTCACCTTTCGCGTTAATGGATATTGAACGTGAAGAAAACAAAGTCCTAGCTTGCTGCTGCAAACCGGAATCTGACATGGTGATTGAAGCCGATGTCGATGAAGATGAAGATTTCTTAGGCTATTTGGTTCAGGACTATCAGGCAGAAGTGATCGAGATCAAAGACCTGTCTCCGACCATTAAAGGGGTCCGTTTAAAACTGGACCGTCCGATCGAATTTCAGGCCGGTCAATATGTCAACGTGCAATTCCCAGGCATTGAAGGTACACGTGCATTTTCGATTGCCAATGCCCCAAGCGAGATCGGCATTGTTGAACTCCATATCCGTCAGGTACACGGTGGGGCAGCAACCACATATGTGCATGAGCAACTGGCTGTTGGTGATGAACTGGCCATTTCTGGTCCATACGGTCAGTTCTTTGTACGCAAATCCGATGCTCAGGATGTCATTTTCATCGCTGGTGGCTCTGGCCTGTCCAGCCCGCAATCGATGATTCTAGATTTGTTGGAATCTGGTGATACACGCACGATTTACCTGTTCCAGGGTGCGCGTGATCTAGCGGAGTTGTATAACCGTGATTTATTTGAACAACTTGTTAAAGACTATCCAAACTTCCGTTATATCCCTGCACTCAACGCACCAAAAGCTGAAGAGGAATGGAACGGTTTCACTGGCTTTGTACATGAAGCTGTGGCAGATTACTTTGAGAACCGTTGTGCAGGACATAAAGCCTATTTATGTGGCCCACCGGTGATGATCGACTCTGCCATTTCAACCCTGATGCAAAGCCGCCTGTTTGAGCGGGACATCCATACGGAACGTTTCCTCAGTGCAGCGGATGGTGCCAGTGGCAATAGCCGTTCAGCATTATTCAAACATATCTAA
- the mobR gene encoding phenol degradation transcriptional regulator MobR, producing the protein MTKVRLNSAQRYAEHPKNIHDLLSKLTFDTKKGQIWFDEYRMLLLHTSIMGYLRKDLCEIMGVERTKRFFIRLGYKAGMKDAEVTTKLRPDLSGYDAFMAGPQMHGIRGMVQVEVNKLNLNLENHQFFADLNWYHSFEAEVHLSEFGPSDEPACWMLLGYACGYSSYVMGTTIIYQETHCVACGDEHCRIIGKPLQEWENADELISFMSPDSLEDEMIALQSELRELKKSIYQNAEADYSMFSSVGESTAYRRVCDLLKKAAASKVTVMLQGETGVGKEAFARGVHENSQRRDKPFVAVNCAAIPAELIESELFGVEKGAFTGATQSRMGKFERANGGTIFLDEVIELSPRAQAALLRILQEGEFERVGDHQTRKIDVRVVTATNEDLLEAVKAGRFRADLYYRLNIFPVYIPPLRERREDIPLLVNHFLKRFETMYGKRLQGISDKTKNYLMSYDWPGNIRELENLLERAVLLTDDQQMIKLSALLPQLTENDASESNTTSQDLDDLLVQGFKLEDYERKILQHALQKSRNNVSEAARLLGISRATLDYRLKKFNL; encoded by the coding sequence ATGACGAAAGTCAGGCTGAACAGTGCCCAGCGTTATGCTGAACACCCAAAAAATATTCATGATTTACTTTCAAAACTGACTTTTGATACGAAAAAAGGCCAAATCTGGTTTGATGAGTACCGCATGCTGCTGTTGCATACCAGCATCATGGGGTATTTACGCAAAGATTTATGCGAAATCATGGGCGTTGAGCGTACCAAACGTTTCTTTATCCGCCTGGGTTATAAAGCCGGGATGAAAGATGCAGAGGTCACCACCAAACTTCGTCCGGATTTAAGCGGCTATGATGCCTTTATGGCGGGTCCACAGATGCATGGGATTCGGGGCATGGTGCAGGTGGAAGTCAACAAGCTCAACCTCAACTTGGAAAACCATCAGTTTTTTGCCGATCTCAACTGGTACCATTCTTTTGAAGCGGAAGTGCACCTGAGCGAGTTTGGCCCAAGCGATGAACCGGCTTGCTGGATGCTGCTTGGTTATGCTTGCGGATATAGCAGTTATGTGATGGGTACCACCATCATTTATCAGGAAACCCATTGTGTGGCCTGTGGGGATGAGCACTGCCGTATTATTGGTAAGCCTTTGCAGGAATGGGAAAATGCAGATGAACTAATCAGTTTCATGTCGCCTGATTCACTGGAAGATGAAATGATCGCATTACAGTCGGAGCTGCGAGAACTGAAAAAATCCATTTACCAAAATGCTGAAGCTGACTATAGCATGTTTAGCTCGGTTGGAGAGTCGACCGCCTATCGCCGGGTGTGTGATTTATTAAAAAAGGCCGCAGCCAGTAAAGTCACGGTCATGCTGCAAGGCGAAACTGGAGTGGGTAAGGAAGCTTTTGCCCGCGGCGTGCATGAAAACAGCCAGCGCCGTGACAAACCCTTTGTCGCGGTGAACTGTGCCGCGATTCCTGCAGAGTTGATCGAATCAGAACTGTTTGGTGTGGAAAAAGGCGCTTTTACCGGAGCAACCCAAAGCCGGATGGGCAAATTTGAACGTGCGAATGGCGGAACCATTTTTCTCGATGAAGTGATAGAACTGTCTCCGCGTGCTCAGGCAGCCTTGTTGCGTATCTTGCAGGAGGGAGAATTTGAGCGGGTCGGTGACCATCAAACCCGAAAAATTGATGTGCGGGTGGTTACGGCAACCAATGAGGATTTGTTGGAAGCCGTGAAAGCCGGGCGCTTCCGGGCTGACTTATACTATCGTCTAAATATTTTTCCGGTCTATATACCACCGTTGCGCGAGCGCCGTGAGGATATTCCGCTTTTGGTGAATCATTTCCTGAAACGCTTTGAAACGATGTATGGTAAACGTCTGCAAGGGATTAGTGACAAAACTAAAAACTACCTGATGAGTTATGACTGGCCGGGCAATATCCGTGAGTTGGAAAATTTACTCGAGCGAGCTGTGTTGCTTACAGATGACCAGCAGATGATCAAACTGTCAGCTTTGCTGCCACAATTGACCGAAAATGATGCTTCGGAAAGCAATACCACATCTCAAGATTTGGATGATTTGCTGGTTCAGGGCTTCAAGCTGGAAGACTATGAGCGGAAAATACTGCAGCATGCGCTGCAGAAGAGCCGCAATAACGTTTCCGAGGCTGCACGTCTGTTAGGTATCAGTCGTGCTACGCTGGATTACCGTTTAAAAAAGTTTAATTTGTAG
- a CDS encoding MFS transporter yields MIYSKEEKRKRVLGIVGASSGNLVEWFDFYIYAVFAMYFQHVLTAPNMSSTAQAIYVWGVFAASFFMRPIGSWIFGRIADKHGRKQSMVISISLMAISSFLFAFLPTYEQVGMWAPFLLLMVRLLQGLSVGGEYGAVATYMSEIALKGRRGFYASFQYVTLSGGQLLASLLGVILLAFLSEEQLMNGGWRIPFIIGGITAIISLLARSRLEETLSHADREREESGSLRALFKNHWKTFLLVVGYTSAGSLTFYVLTVYSKTYLTNMGIDSKTVGYMMTFALFVYMLAQPVFGLISDRIGRRASMLAFSALSAIFIYPVMVIGMNHFSYSPVIVTLLLIFLMMILSFYTSISGLVKAEMFPPHVRALGVGFSYAVGNALFGGSAPAVALQFKQAGIENTFFIYVIVMLMICFLCSFALPKEPEYLHHDH; encoded by the coding sequence GTGATCTATAGCAAAGAAGAAAAACGTAAACGCGTTCTAGGGATTGTCGGAGCCTCTTCAGGCAACCTGGTGGAATGGTTTGACTTTTATATCTATGCCGTCTTTGCCATGTATTTTCAGCATGTGCTGACTGCTCCCAACATGAGTTCAACGGCTCAGGCCATTTATGTCTGGGGCGTATTTGCTGCCAGCTTTTTTATGCGCCCGATCGGTAGCTGGATTTTTGGCCGCATCGCGGACAAACATGGTCGCAAACAGTCCATGGTGATTTCGATTAGCCTGATGGCTATCAGTTCTTTCCTATTTGCATTTCTGCCTACCTATGAACAAGTCGGCATGTGGGCACCCTTCCTGTTATTGATGGTACGTTTATTACAGGGCCTGTCTGTCGGGGGTGAATATGGTGCGGTTGCCACCTACATGAGTGAAATTGCCTTAAAAGGCCGACGTGGCTTTTATGCCTCATTTCAGTATGTGACCCTGTCTGGTGGTCAACTTCTGGCCAGTCTGCTGGGTGTCATTCTGCTGGCTTTTTTAAGTGAAGAACAGTTGATGAATGGCGGTTGGCGTATTCCGTTTATCATTGGCGGAATCACAGCAATTATTTCCCTCCTTGCGCGTAGCCGTCTGGAAGAAACCCTCTCACATGCAGATCGTGAACGCGAGGAGTCCGGCAGTTTAAGAGCACTCTTTAAAAATCATTGGAAAACCTTTTTACTGGTGGTGGGTTACACTTCAGCAGGTTCATTGACCTTTTATGTCCTGACTGTTTATTCCAAAACCTATCTGACCAATATGGGCATTGATAGCAAAACGGTCGGCTATATGATGACCTTTGCCCTATTTGTCTACATGCTGGCACAACCGGTGTTTGGCCTTATTTCCGATCGGATTGGTCGTCGAGCTTCCATGCTGGCTTTTAGTGCGCTGAGCGCCATTTTCATCTATCCGGTGATGGTGATTGGCATGAATCATTTCAGCTATTCACCGGTGATCGTGACTTTATTACTGATCTTTTTAATGATGATTTTGAGCTTTTATACCTCCATCAGTGGTCTGGTCAAAGCAGAAATGTTCCCACCGCATGTACGTGCCTTAGGTGTAGGTTTCTCTTATGCGGTTGGTAATGCCCTATTTGGTGGATCAGCACCTGCGGTGGCTTTACAATTTAAACAGGCGGGTATTGAAAACACCTTCTTTATTTATGTCATCGTGATGTTAATGATCTGTTTCTTATGCAGCTTTGCATTACCAAAGGAACCTGAATACCTGCATCATGACCATTAA
- a CDS encoding aromatic/alkene/methane monooxygenase hydroxylase/oxygenase subunit alpha, which produces MNSQVKNTSKKLNAKDRYRALTRDLDWDFSYADRKEAFPYEEFEGIKITDWSKWEDPFRLTMDAYWKYQAEKEKKLYAIFDAFAQNNGQMNVTNERYLNAIKLFLTAVTPLEYQAYQGYAHVGRQFGGIGARIASQMQSIDELRHVQTQIHAMSHYNKFFDGFQDWSHMHDRVWYLSVPKSFFEDARSAGPFEFLLSISFAFEYVLTNLLFVPFMSGAAYNGDMATVTFGFSAQSDEARHMTLGLEIVKFLLEQHEDNVPIVQEWIDKWFWRGTRLLSIVGMMMDYMLPNKVMSWKEAWETYFEEAGGALFKDLSRYGIRMPKYSEVITKEKEHVSHQAWWIFYNFGHAAGFHTWIPTDEEMDWLSAKYPDTFDKYYRPKWELARKMEAEGKRFYSAGLPQLCQVCQIPMTFTDMGGDPTEFTYRDSIFKGERYHTCSDGCHDIFEREPEKYVQAWLPVNQILQGNCGGPDLEVMLREYYKFNVGADNLDIEGSPDQQRWRKWKGKAA; this is translated from the coding sequence ATGAATTCACAAGTAAAAAATACTTCTAAAAAACTGAATGCCAAAGACCGTTATCGTGCACTGACACGTGATCTGGACTGGGACTTCTCTTACGCTGATCGCAAAGAAGCCTTCCCGTATGAAGAATTTGAAGGCATCAAAATCACCGACTGGTCAAAATGGGAAGATCCATTCCGCTTAACCATGGATGCCTACTGGAAATACCAGGCGGAAAAAGAGAAAAAACTCTACGCGATTTTTGATGCTTTTGCACAAAACAACGGTCAGATGAATGTGACCAATGAACGCTACCTGAATGCGATCAAGTTATTCCTGACCGCTGTTACCCCACTAGAATATCAGGCCTATCAAGGCTATGCCCATGTTGGCCGTCAATTTGGCGGGATTGGGGCACGTATTGCCTCACAAATGCAGTCAATCGATGAATTACGTCACGTGCAGACCCAAATTCATGCGATGAGCCATTACAACAAGTTTTTTGATGGCTTCCAAGACTGGTCACACATGCACGACCGCGTCTGGTATCTCTCTGTACCAAAATCGTTCTTTGAGGATGCACGTTCAGCGGGTCCATTCGAATTCTTGCTGTCCATCAGCTTTGCCTTTGAATATGTCTTGACCAACCTGTTGTTCGTTCCTTTCATGTCAGGCGCAGCATACAACGGCGATATGGCCACCGTGACCTTCGGTTTCAGTGCACAGTCAGATGAAGCACGTCACATGACGCTCGGTTTGGAAATTGTGAAATTCTTGCTGGAACAACATGAAGACAACGTGCCAATCGTACAGGAATGGATCGATAAATGGTTCTGGCGCGGTACCCGTCTGCTCTCCATTGTGGGCATGATGATGGACTACATGCTGCCAAACAAAGTGATGTCATGGAAAGAAGCCTGGGAAACCTATTTTGAAGAAGCCGGTGGTGCTTTGTTTAAAGACTTGAGCCGTTACGGTATCCGTATGCCGAAATACTCTGAAGTGATTACCAAAGAAAAAGAGCACGTGTCACATCAGGCATGGTGGATTTTCTATAACTTCGGTCATGCAGCCGGTTTCCATACCTGGATTCCAACCGATGAAGAAATGGACTGGTTATCAGCGAAATATCCAGACACTTTCGACAAATACTACCGTCCAAAATGGGAACTAGCGCGCAAGATGGAAGCCGAAGGCAAACGTTTCTATAGCGCAGGTTTACCACAACTGTGTCAGGTCTGCCAGATTCCAATGACTTTCACGGATATGGGCGGTGATCCGACCGAGTTTACCTATCGTGACAGTATCTTTAAAGGCGAGCGCTATCACACCTGTTCCGATGGCTGTCATGACATCTTTGAACGTGAGCCGGAAAAATATGTCCAGGCATGGTTACCGGTCAACCAGATTTTGCAAGGCAACTGTGGTGGCCCAGATCTCGAAGTCATGCTGCGTGAATACTACAAGTTCAATGTCGGCGCCGACAACCTGGATATTGAAGGCTCGCCAGACCAGCAACGCTGGAGAAAATGGAAAGGCAAGGCCGCATAA
- a CDS encoding phenol hydroxylase subunit P4, with protein MSVRAIHSNYDFEPRDLQKNYGDNILIYIGWDHHTLFCAAHAMLVSPQQTFQQLLDQQMVTGFAQHPDFAQIQWDQVTFTLDHQQIQPQSQQTLAELGFGQKSLLRFVTPGLNGYNGSHV; from the coding sequence ATGTCAGTACGCGCAATTCATTCAAATTACGATTTCGAGCCACGAGACCTGCAAAAAAATTATGGTGACAATATTCTGATCTATATCGGTTGGGATCACCACACGCTGTTCTGTGCAGCCCACGCCATGCTGGTTTCACCTCAACAAACTTTCCAGCAACTATTGGATCAACAAATGGTTACCGGTTTTGCCCAGCATCCTGATTTTGCACAAATCCAATGGGATCAAGTGACATTTACCCTCGATCATCAACAGATTCAGCCGCAATCACAACAGACCTTGGCCGAACTCGGTTTTGGACAAAAATCTCTGTTACGTTTCGTGACCCCAGGCCTGAATGGCTATAACGGTTCACACGTCTGA
- a CDS encoding SIR2 family NAD-dependent protein deacylase, whose protein sequence is MRKLVIFSGAGMSAESGINTFRDSNGLWEQHDIHEVATPEAWAKNPALVQRFYNDRRKNILAAQPNQAHQIIADLQQNFDVQVITQNIDDLHERAGSLKVLHLHGNIRFAKSSGPGAQYSDILYPITGWQLDLEKDRCPEGYLLRPHVVWFGEAVPAYEQAVELVQDAEIFVVIGSTLSVYPVAGLIHQIPANCLAYYIDPQADYQRVPQRYHLLKHSATQGMQQLQQILADLIDPA, encoded by the coding sequence ATGCGTAAACTGGTGATCTTTTCAGGTGCAGGCATGAGTGCCGAAAGTGGTATCAATACTTTCCGCGATAGCAACGGCTTATGGGAACAGCACGACATTCATGAGGTGGCTACGCCTGAAGCCTGGGCCAAAAATCCGGCACTCGTGCAACGCTTTTACAATGACCGCCGTAAAAATATTCTGGCAGCTCAACCCAATCAGGCTCACCAGATTATTGCGGATCTCCAACAGAATTTTGATGTCCAGGTGATTACCCAGAATATTGATGACTTACATGAACGTGCCGGTAGCCTCAAAGTCCTACACTTACATGGCAATATTCGTTTCGCCAAGAGTTCAGGTCCTGGTGCACAATATAGTGACATCCTCTATCCGATCACAGGCTGGCAACTCGATCTGGAAAAAGACCGTTGTCCTGAAGGTTATCTCCTACGCCCACATGTGGTGTGGTTTGGTGAAGCCGTCCCGGCCTATGAACAGGCTGTCGAGCTGGTGCAAGATGCTGAAATCTTTGTGGTGATCGGCTCAACCCTGAGTGTCTATCCCGTAGCGGGCTTAATCCATCAGATTCCGGCAAATTGTCTGGCTTATTATATTGATCCACAAGCTGATTATCAGCGTGTGCCGCAACGCTATCACCTGCTAAAGCACTCAGCCACTCAGGGCATGCAGCAGTTACAGCAGATCCTTGCCGACTTGATTGATCCTGCTTAA
- a CDS encoding D-amino acid dehydrogenase, whose amino-acid sequence MSHVAVIGAGITGITSAYILNSLGYQVTVLDQHLYAAMETSYANGGQLSACNAEVWNTQATVKKGLKWMSKKDAPLLLNPSFSLQKYSWLFEFLRHIPAYETNTVETVRLALLAREKMFEIAETEGFEFDLVKKGILHIFHNETDFHHAHLVNQLLNRAQLERYAVTPEEMRQIEPALTGTYAGGFYTPGDATGDIHKFCRGLSQVCAQKGVKFLYGVEVVDFVHPQQGIELIYQASAENMHAEPQDRVHLQTDAIVVCGGVSSYAISRMLGDHIQVYPVKGYSITVQLNDTESQQQAPWVSLLDESAKIVSSRLGLMRLRVAGTAEFNGYNRDIRADRIQPLINWVNQNFQLSTAQVVPWAGLRPMMPNMMPVVSRGKRRGVYYHTGHGHLGWTLSAATAVMLGALIEQDLPV is encoded by the coding sequence ATGTCACATGTTGCTGTGATTGGCGCCGGTATTACCGGCATCACCTCCGCATATATTCTCAATAGTCTGGGCTATCAGGTCACAGTACTCGACCAGCACCTCTATGCGGCCATGGAAACTTCCTATGCCAATGGTGGACAGCTTTCAGCTTGTAATGCGGAAGTCTGGAACACACAGGCCACGGTCAAAAAAGGTCTGAAATGGATGAGTAAAAAGGATGCGCCATTATTACTCAATCCTTCGTTTAGCCTGCAGAAATATAGTTGGCTATTTGAATTTTTACGGCATATCCCAGCTTATGAAACCAATACTGTAGAGACTGTACGTTTAGCCCTGCTGGCACGGGAAAAAATGTTTGAGATTGCGGAAACTGAGGGTTTTGAGTTTGATCTGGTCAAGAAAGGGATTTTACATATTTTTCATAACGAGACAGATTTTCATCATGCCCATTTGGTTAACCAGTTACTGAACAGAGCTCAGTTAGAGCGTTATGCGGTAACTCCTGAAGAAATGCGTCAGATCGAGCCAGCCCTGACGGGAACATATGCAGGTGGATTTTATACACCGGGTGATGCAACAGGAGATATTCATAAATTTTGTCGTGGTCTGTCGCAAGTCTGTGCACAGAAAGGTGTGAAATTTTTATATGGAGTTGAAGTTGTAGATTTTGTCCATCCGCAACAAGGTATTGAGCTGATTTATCAGGCGAGTGCAGAGAACATGCATGCTGAACCTCAGGATCGTGTTCACTTGCAAACGGATGCGATCGTGGTCTGTGGTGGTGTGAGTAGTTATGCCATTTCAAGAATGCTCGGTGATCATATTCAGGTTTATCCGGTCAAGGGCTATTCAATTACTGTGCAGTTGAATGATACAGAAAGCCAGCAGCAGGCACCTTGGGTCAGCCTGTTAGATGAAAGTGCCAAAATTGTCAGCAGTCGTTTGGGCTTGATGCGTCTACGTGTGGCGGGTACAGCGGAGTTTAATGGTTACAATCGGGATATCCGTGCGGATCGGATTCAACCGCTGATTAATTGGGTCAATCAGAATTTTCAGCTTTCCACGGCTCAGGTGGTGCCTTGGGCGGGATTAAGACCAATGATGCCGAATATGATGCCAGTGGTGTCGCGAGGTAAACGACGTGGGGTGTATTATCATACCGGACATGGTCATTTGGGCTGGACGCTTTCTGCTGCAACCGCCGTGATGTTGGGGGCCTTGATTGAGCAGGATTTGCCTGTTTAG